Proteins encoded by one window of Panicum virgatum strain AP13 chromosome 7N, P.virgatum_v5, whole genome shotgun sequence:
- the LOC120680960 gene encoding dynamin-related protein 5A-like — protein MSLPRVDIDVLHQLQEKVKGGFNEEKYAPYIGFTCLRKHMESKLQKRYKEAVPATLALLEERCMGVSADLSRLESKLQATADVAHLRRSAMFHAASICTHLHHLLDGAADLDPELWGLTTEEEQKHSGIVRWPGITIALEPSNFSLKLYGGAAFERVLHEFHCAAYSMKCPPLSREKVANILLARAERGGSSGLTEAAADIARAAARSFLAPLIDTACDRLAFVLQNLFELAMECSRNHDSRCKIFILIYWGPSCFLC, from the exons atgtccttgccacGT GTTGATATTGACGTGTTGCACCAGTTGCAGGAAAAGGTGAAAGGTGGTTTTAACGAAGAGAAATATGCACCATACATTGGGTTTACGTGCCTCAGAAAGCACATGGAATCTAAACTTCAAAAGAGGTACAAAGAAGCAGTTCCAGCCACCCTAGCACTGTTAGAGGAGAGATGCATGGGGGTTTCAGCGGACCTATCCAGACTGGAATCCAAACTGCAAGCAACTGCTGATGTCGCTCATCTGAGGAGATCGGCAATGTTTCACGCTGCTTCTATTTGCACGCATTTG CATCACCTGCTTGATGGAGCAGCTGATCTAGACCCCGAGCTATGGGGTTTAACTACTGAAGAGGAACAAAAGCATAGTGGTATTGTCAGATGGCCTGGCATTACCATAGCACTAGAACCTTCCAACTTCAGTCTCAAGTTGTATGGCGGTGCTGCTTTTGAAAGAGTATTGCATGAGTTCCATTGTGCGGCGTACTCAATGAAGTGCCCACCATTGTCAAGGGAGAAG GTTGCAAACATACTACTTGCTCGTGCTGAGAGAGGCGGGAGCAGTGGATTGACTGAGGCAGCAGCTGACATAGCACGCGCAGCTGCACGATCATTTCTTGCTCCTCTTATCGATACTGCGTGTGATAGGCTTGCCTTTGTCCTACAAAATCTATTTGAACTTGCAATGGAGTGTAGTCGGAATCATGATTCGAGATGTAAGATTTTCATTTTGATATACTGGGGTCCATCTTGCTTCTTATGTTAA